From a region of the Arachis ipaensis cultivar K30076 chromosome B09, Araip1.1, whole genome shotgun sequence genome:
- the LOC107617515 gene encoding AT-hook motif nuclear-localized protein 6 — translation MEEKENFGAGHAVVGDASAPESFHVAPRVETLDFSGASTPVPATGTDGKKKRGRPRKYGPDGKPTAVAAAGALSPMPISASIPLTGEFSAWKRGRGKPVESIKKSSYKFDFESPGPGPGEGIQYSVGANFTPHVLTVNAGEDVTMKIMSFSQQGSRGICVLSANGTISNVTLRQPTSSGGTLTYEGRFEILSLSGSFMPTENGVTRSRSGGMSVSLAGPDGRVMGGGLAGLLIAAGPVQVVVGSFLPGHQLEHKSKKPRVEHISTITPSHVTPVVSNEEIRVSFGGVKPIMTPTAFHGHGENIVSFNNAPDSRNSSADNIEPLPEKESNPSHPNAEVPC, via the exons atggaagaaaaagagAATTTTGGTGCTGGGCATGCAGTGGTAGGTGATGCTAGTGCCCCAGAGAGCTTCCACGTGGCGCCCAGAGTTGAGACCTTAGATTTTTCCGGTGCCTCCACGCCGGTGCCAGCAACGGGGACCGatgggaagaagaagagaggaaggccTAGGAAGTATGGACCGGATGGGAAGCCAACGGCGGTGGCAGCAGCAGGGGCGCTGTCGCCGATGCCGATATCGGCATCAATTCCGTTGACGGGAGAGTTCTCAGCCTGGAAAAGGGGTAGAGGGAAGCCTGTTGAGTCCATCAAGAAGTCATCATATAAGTTTGACTTTGAAAGTCCAGGACCAGGACCAG GTGAGGGAATCCAATACTCAGTTGGTGCCAATTTTACACCACATGTACTTACTGTAAATGCTGGCGAG GATGTTACTATGAAAATTATGTCTTTTTCTCAACAAGGATCACGAGGTATATGTGTTCTCTCTGCAAATGGCACGATTTCAAATGTTACACTTCGACAACCAACATCTTCTGGGGGTACTTTAACATATGAG GGGCGATTTGAGATTCTTTCCTTGTCCGGTTCCTTTATGCCTACTGAGAATGGAGTTACAAGAAGCAGATCTGGCGGGATGAGTGTCTCTTTAGCAGGTCCAGATGGTCGAGTAATGGGAGGAGGACTCGCTGGTTTGCTGATAGCTGCAGGCCCTGTTCAG GTTGTTGTGGGCAGTTTTCTTCCTGGTCACCAGCTCGAGCATAAATCAAAGAAGCCTAGGGTGGAACATATATCAACCATCACCCCATCACACGTTACTCCCGTTGTCTCTAACGAGGAAATACGAGTCAGTTTTGGTGGAGTGAAGCCTATTATGACACCTACTGCATTTCATGGACATGGAGAGAACATTGTTTCCTTTAACAATGCTCCAGACTCTCGGAACTCATCTGCTGACAATATAGAACCTTTGCCCGAAAAGGAGTCTAACCCAAGCCATCCGAATGCGGAGGTCCCATGCTAA
- the LOC107617514 gene encoding 65-kDa microtubule-associated protein 3, translating to MSQPQSDPLLQAETTCGSLLYELQIIWDEVGENETERDRMLFELEQECLEVYRRKVDHANRNRAQLRQAIADCEAELAAICSAMGERPVHTRQSDQNAGSLKEEHARILPQLEEMRKRKSERRNQFIEVHEQIQVISMEIYGPREYIPAVVDETDLSLRKLEDLHKQLQALQIEKSSRLKKVQEHLYTLNSLCSVLGLDFKQTINEIHPSLGESEGSNSVSNDTIQRLAVAIQELREVKLQRMQKLQDLATSMLELWNLMDTPIEEQQMFQNVTCNIAASEHEITEANTLSVDFIKCVEAEVSRLEELKSSKMKELVLKKRTELEEICRKTHLVPEIDSAVEYAVEAIESGTVDPACVLEQIEVQIAQVKEEALSRKEILEKVEKWLGACDEESWLEEYNRDDNRYNAGRGAHLTLKRAEKARALVNKIPAMVDALTSKTLAWEKEKGIQFTYDGIHLLSMLEEYNILREKKEQERRKQRDLKKLQGQMIAEQEALYGSKPSPSKPQSVKKGPRMSTGGAASRRVSLGGAMIQTPKPDSKANSRVARKTDKARQVEQNYLDDGVSCLSSARRGLDIAGVPVKKYSFGAGSTHDIEPPPLARLPFSPITSKVSSNTNMANAKDELNIQSEKLQKTISLNNMPFSTPSKTAAIVVDDENRTPKAMPIPVPSTPSTVSVPMKMVMTPAPAFGGGELVRDIEYSFEERRLGFVVQ from the exons ATGTCTCAACCTCAAAGTGATCCCCTTTTGCAAGCTGAAACAACTTGTGGGTCCCTCTTGTATGAACTTCAG ATAATATGGGATGAAGTCGGGGAGAATGAGACTGAGAGAGATAGAATGCTTTTTGAGCTTGAACAAGAGTGCCTAGAAGTATATAGAAGGAAGGTTGATCATGCCAATCGTAATAGAGCTCAATTAAGGCAGGCAATTGCTGATTGCGAGGCGGAACTTGCGGCCATTTGTTCAGCAATGGGGGAGCGACCAGTCCATACTAGGCAG TCTGATCAAAATGCTGGAAGTTTAAAGGAAGAGCATGCAAGAATTCTGCCACAGTTGGAGGAGATGCGTAAAAGGAAGTCTGAGCGTAGAAATCAATTTATAGAAGTTCACGAGCAAATTCAAGTTATCTCAATGGAGATTTATGGACCAAGAGAATATATTCCAGCTGTTGTAGATGAAACTGATTTGTCCTTGAGAAAACTTGAAGATCTGCACAAACAGCTGCAGGCACTTCAGATTGAAAAG AGTAGTCGCCTCAAAAAGGTCCAGGAGCACCTGTATACGTTGAACTCTCTATGCTCAGTGCTTGGTCTAGACTTTAAGCAGACAATCAATGAAATCCATCCCAGCTTAGGCGAATCAGAAGGATCTAACAGTGTAAGTAATGATACCATCCAACGATTGGCTGTTGCTATACAAGAACTACGCGAAGTAAAATTGCAGAGAATGCAGAAG CTCCAAGATCTTGCAACATCAATGTTGGAGCTCTGGAACTTGATGGATACACCTATTGAAGAGCAACAGATGTTTCAGAATGTTACATGTAACATAGCTGCTTCAGAACATGAAATAACTGAAGCTAACACCTTGTCTGTGGACTTCATCAAATGT GTTGAAGCAGAAGTATCAAGATTAGAAGAGTTAAAATCAAGCAAAATGAAAGAGCTTGTTTTGAAGAAGAGAACAGAACTAGAGGAGATATGTCGAAAGACTCATCTGGTTCCAGAAATAGATAGTGCTGTTGAATATGCTGTTGAAGCTATAGAGTCCG GAACTGTGGACCCTGCTTGTGTGCTTGAACAAATTGAGGTTCAGATTGCTCAAGTTAAAGAGGAAGCTTTAAGCCGAAAAGAAATACTTGAAAAGGTTGAGAAATGGTTGGGAGCCTGTGATGAGGAGTCTTGGCTTGAGGAATACAACAGG GATGACAATCGATACAATGCTGGGAGAGGTGCTCATCTTACACTCAAGCGAGCTGAGAAAGCACGTGCCTTGGTTAATAAAATCCCAG CAATGGTAGATGCATTGACTTCAAAAACTTTAGCATGGgaaaaggaaaaaggcattcAGTTCACCTATGATGGT ATTCACCTGCTCTCCATGCTGGAAGAGTACAACATATTACGGGAAAAGAAAGAGCAAGAACGCCGCAAGCAGCGG gATCTGAAGAAACTTCAGGGACAAATGATAGCGGAACAGGAGGCACTATATGGGTCAAAACCGAGCCCTTCGAAGCCCCAGAGTGTAAAGAAGGGACCTAGGATGTCAACTGGTGGGGCAGCTAGTCGAAGAGTTTCCCTCGGAGGAGCAATGATTCAAACTCCAAAACCTGATTCAAAAGCTAATTCTCGTGTTGCAAGAAAGACTGATAAAGCACGCCAAGTTGAGCAGAATTACTTGGATGATGGTGTTTCATGTTTATCATCAG CTAGAAGAGGACTAGATATTGCTGGTGTTCCTGTAAAAAAGTATTCATTTGGTGCCGGGAGCACTCATGacatagaaccaccacctctTGCTCGACTGCCTTTTTCGCCTATCACTTCGAAAGTATCATCAAATACGAATATGGCAAATGCCAAGGATGAATTGAATATACAGAGTGAGAAGTTGCAGAAAACAATTTCACTTAACAATATGCCATTCTCTACTCCCTCAAAGACAGCTGCTATTGTGGTGGATGATGAGAATAGAACACCAAAGGCAATGCCAATTCCCGTCCCTTCTACACCTTCCACTGTTTCAGTTCCAATGAAGATGGTCATGACTCCAGCTCCTGCTTTTGGAGGTGGTGAATTGGTCCGTGACATTGAATATTCCTTTGAAGAAAGACGTCTTGGTTTTGTTGTACAATGA
- the LOC107618741 gene encoding protein trichome birefringence-like 18 has protein sequence MVSSDQSNGSSIEQTDSNSNSQAGLSEQTSEQSPVNKEVNEIESTDRAGSDLQESSTSFDGSKDAVNSRLPSKFDSQVDMVSTATLPVAGNDTSIVKNEEPASVDFISQSGAADEEPMSSSNSTSKTVPEAIEKHDSASSAGSANPECDLYHGSWIHDPFHWDHYIEMIHAQ, from the exons ATGGTTTCGTCTGATCAATCTAATGGTAGCAGTATAGAACAAACTGATAGTAACTCAAACTCACAAGCAGGGTTGAGTGAGCAGACATCAGAGCAATCTCCGGTTAACAAGGAGGTGAATGAAATAGAATCTACTGATAGAGCGGGTTCTGATTTGCAAGAATCTTCAACTTCATTTGATGGAAGTAAGGATGCAGTCAATAGTAGATTGCCTTCTAAATTCGATTCACAGGTTGATATGGTTTCGACGGCAACTTTGCCAGTGGCTGGTAATGATACAAGTATTGTTAAAAATGAGGAACCGGCCTCTGTGGATTTTATCAGTCAGTCCGGTGCAGCTGATGAGGAACCCATGTCATCTAGTAATTCCACATCAAAGACAGTTCCAGAGGCAATAGAGAAGCATGATAGCGCATCTTCTGCTGGTTCAGCTAATCCAG AGTGCGATTTGTACCATGGAAGCTGGATACACGATCCATTCCATTGGGACCATTATATAGAAATGATACATGCCCAGTAA
- the LOC107615746 gene encoding LOW QUALITY PROTEIN: protein YLS7-like (The sequence of the model RefSeq protein was modified relative to this genomic sequence to represent the inferred CDS: deleted 2 bases in 2 codons) → LVEVPKSRGNRNMQRYYFRSTSVKIARMWSSWLLKHYPEPFDYAEAGVDKLHLDAPDEKLMEFLPMFDVVVLSSGHWFAKKSVYILNNEIVGGQLWSPPKSHQDKMKINSIQAYDISAETILTSILAHPKYKGHTIVCSYSPDHYEGGAWNTGGSCTGKVKPLGPGELGENEFTNVMHAQQVNGFNRAMQNATNASRLKLMDITEVFQYRHDGHPGPYRSTDPNKITKRGRDGRLPPQDCLDWCMPGPVVCVDTWNELVMEIIRREYEGSSAS, encoded by the exons CTGGTAGAGGTACCGAAGAGTCGGGGAAATCGTAACATGCAACGATATTATTTCAGGTCCACATCTGTAAAGATTGCACGGATGTGGTCTTCGTGGCTTCTCAAACATTATCCTGAGCCATTTGATTATGCCGAGGCTGGTGTGGATAAGCTCCATCTTGATGCTCCGGATGAGAAGTTGATGGAATTCCTCCCAATGTTTGATGTGGTTGTTCTTTCTTCCGGTCATTGGTTTGCCAAGAAGTCTGTGTACATTTTGAACAACGAGATTGTGGGCGGGCAGTTGTGGTCGCCGCCCAAATCTCATCAGGACAAAATGAAGATTAACAGTATTCAAGCATACGATATATCTGCTGAAACGATTCTTACTTCCATTCTTGCGCATCCAAAATACAAGGGGCATACAATTGTGTGCTCTTACTCGCCGGATCACTACGAGGGTGGTGCCTGG AACACGGGTGGATCGTGCACGGGGAAGGTGAAGCCTCTTGGTCCGGGCGAACTGGGGGAGAACGAATTCACAAATGTCATGCATGCACAACAGGTTAATGGTTTCAACCGTGCTATGCAGAATGCAACAAATGCATCAAGGTTGAAGTTAATGGATATCACTGAAGTTTTTCAGTACAGGCATGATGGCCATCCTGGTCCATACAGGAGCACTGATCCAAATAAGATCACAAAGCGTGGACGGGATGGAAGGCTGCCACCGCAGGATTGCTTGGATTGGTGCATGCCAGGCCCTGTGGTCTGC GTGGATACCTGGAATGAGCTCGTGATGGAGATCATTAGGCGAGAATATGAAGGTTCAAGTGCATCGTGA